A DNA window from Raphanus sativus cultivar WK10039 unplaced genomic scaffold, ASM80110v3 Scaffold0031, whole genome shotgun sequence contains the following coding sequences:
- the LOC130494440 gene encoding protein SMAX1-LIKE 2-like isoform X2, whose translation MRADLITIQQTLTPEAASVLNQSIAEATRRNHGHTTPLHVAATLLSSSSGFLRQACIKSHPNSSHPLQCRALELCFSVALERLPTTTSSPSQTQETPLLSNALTAALKRAQAHQRRGCPEQQQQPLLAVKVELEQLIISILDDPSVSRVMREASFSSPAVKSAIEQSLFGNSRKAGTVNQSGIGFGYRPVPVPVNRNPYLNPRFQQNNRSGQQSTDEAKRVAEVMTRTRKRNPVLVGDSEPRVLVEEILGKIESGELLRNFQVIRLEKELSRFGEISGLVETRLGNSELTGGVVLDLGDLKWLAGNGGGGGAVAEMRKLLERYKGRLCFIGTATCETYLRCQVYYPSMENDCDLQAIPIAAKSPLPTMFQRLASSNIISKELIISPTRSIQIPTGKMSCCSRCLRSYENDVAKLENSLTGNNRSVLPQWLQNAKGDDTKDQEIVELQKKWNDLCLRLHPKPNSRSDITPPGSPVGTDLVLGRSNRVVSSPDKKTGDSFDIDLFKKLLKGLAKSVWWQHDAASSVASAIAEHKHGNGKSKGDIWLMFTGPDRTGKTKMASALSDLVSGTEPITISLGSGSRTDDGLSLRGKTALDRLAETVRRNPFAVIVMEDIDEADVLLRNNVKLAMERGRIFDSYGREVSLGNVIIILTANSSLGLAENVAPIDEARLESLVVSRGWKLRLSVCRTRKRKPNWLCSDQAKQRKEICFDLNEAAEFDSSSDVTVEHDQEDSSSFVHTLVALADDAIVFRPVDFGLIKNKTAESLKKRLSNGDGITVEIEDDALERIAGAIESRGRSICNSKQRDIKVELFH comes from the exons ACTCCTCTCACCCACTCCAGTGCCGAGCTCTCGAGCTCTGTTTCAGCGTCGCACTCGAACGCCTCCCTACTACCACTTCTTCTCCGTCGCAAACGCAGGAGACGCCGCTGCTCTCAAACGCTCTGACCGCGGCTTTAAAACGCGCTCAGGCTCATCAGCGTCGCGGTTGCCccgagcagcagcagcaaccgCTTTTGGCGGTTAAAGTCGAGCTCGAGCAGCTCATCATCTCGATTCTTGATGACCCGAGCGTGAGCCGGGTCATGCGCGAGGCTAGCTTCTCTAGCCCCGCTGTTAAATCCGCGATCGAGCAGTCGCTTTTTGGTAACTCGAGAAAAGCCGGAACCGTTAACCAATCTGGAATTGGGTTCGGTTATCGACCGGTACCGGTACCGGTTAACCGGAATCCATACCTCAATCCCCGGTTTCAGCAAAACAACCGCTCAGGTCAGCAGAGCACAGACGAAGCTAAACGTGTCGCGGAGGTGATGACCCGGACCCGGAAGAGAAACCCGGTTCTCGTCGGCGATTCGGAGCCTCGAGTTCTCGTGGAAGAGATTCTCGGGAAGATCGAGAGCGGCGAGTTGCTTCGCAACTTCCAGGTGATCCGGTTAGAGAAGGAGTTATCTAGGTTTGGTGAAATCTCCGGTTTAGTGGAGACCCGGTTAGGTAACTCGGAATTAACCGGTGGTGTTGTTCTCGATCTCGGCGATTTGAAGTGGTTAGCGGGGAATGGTGGCGGAGGAGGAGCTGTTGCGGAGATGAGGAAGCTTTTGGAGAGATACAAAGGAAGGTTGTGTTTCATTGGTACGGCCACTTGTGAGACTTATCTACGTTGTCAAGTTTATTACCCTTCGATGGAGAATGATTGCGATCTTCAAGCGATTCCGATCGCTGCTAAATCGCCTCTTCCGACCATGTTCCAAag GCTTGCGAGCAGTAATATCATCTCAAAGGAATTAATAATATCTCCGACAAGAAGCATTCAGATTCCGACAGGAAAAATGAGCTGCTGCTCTCGGTGTTTGCGGAGTTATGAGAACGACGTGGCGAAATTGGAAAATTCCTTAACCGGAAATAACCGGTCGGTCTTGCCACAGTGGCTGCAGAACGCTAAAGGCGATGAC aCGAAAGATCAAGAGATTGTGGAGTTACAGAAGAAATGGAACGACTTGTGTTTGCGTTTACATCCAAAACCAAACTCAAGATCGGACATAACTCCACCAGGGAGTCCGGTCGGCACAGATTTGGTTCTTGGACGGTCCAACAGAGTTGTATCCTCACCAGACAAGAAGACTGGAGATTCGTTCGATATCGATTTATTCAAGAAGCTACTAAAGGGCTTAGCTAAAAGCGTTTGGTGGCAGCACGACGCAGCTTCTTCAGTAGCATCAGCCATTGCAGAACACAAACACGGAAACGGGAAGTCAAAGGGAGATATTTGGTTGATGTTCACTGGTCCAGACCGAACCGGGAAGACCAAAATGGCGTCGGCCTTATCAGATCTTGTCTCGGGAACCGAACCCATAACTATTAGCCTCGGTTCTGGTTCAAGGACTGATGACGGTTTAAGCCTTCGTGGTAAAACGGCGTTGGATAGATTAGCGGAAACGGTTAGGAGAAACCCGTTTGCGGTTATTGTAATGGAAGACATCGACGAAGCTGATGTGTTGCTGCGTAACAACGTGAAGCTAGCGATGGAACGTGGGAGGATATTCGATTCGTATGGGCGAGAGGTTAGTCTTGGTAACGTTATTATCATCCTCACCGCGAACTCATCGCTAGGTTTAGCTGAAAACGTTGCTCCCATCGACGAAGCAAGACTAGAGAGTCTTGTTGTGAGCAGAGGATGGAAGCTGAGGCTGTCTGTTTGCAGAACCCGGAAACGAAAACCGAACTGGCTTTGTAGTGACCAGGCGAAGCAGAGGAAGGAAATATGTTTTGATCTGAACGAAGCGGCTGAGTTTGATTCGTCTAGTGATGTAACGGTGGAGCATGATCAAGAAGATAGTAGTAGCTTTGTGCACACGCTAGTGGCTTTAGCTGACGATGCTATTGTCTTTAGACCTGTTGATTTTGGTTTGATCAAGAACAAGACCGCAGAGTCTTTGAAGAAACGTCTCTCTAATGGGGATGGAATAACGGTGGAGATTGAAGACGATGCTTTGGAGAGAATAGCCGGTGCGATTGAAAGCAGAGGGAGATCTATTTGTAACTCAAAACAGAGAGATATAAAAGTTGAACTTTTTCATTGA
- the LOC130494440 gene encoding protein SMAX1-LIKE 2-like isoform X1 → MRADLITIQQTLTPEAASVLNQSIAEATRRNHGHTTPLHVAATLLSSSSGFLRQACIKSHPNSSHPLQCRALELCFSVALERLPTTTSSPSQTQETPLLSNALTAALKRAQAHQRRGCPEQQQQPLLAVKVELEQLIISILDDPSVSRVMREASFSSPAVKSAIEQSLFGNSRKAGTVNQSGIGFGYRPVPVPVNRNPYLNPRFQQNNRSGQQSTDEAKRVAEVMTRTRKRNPVLVGDSEPRVLVEEILGKIESGELLRNFQVIRLEKELSRFGEISGLVETRLGNSELTGGVVLDLGDLKWLAGNGGGGGAVAEMRKLLERYKGRLCFIGTATCETYLRCQVYYPSMENDCDLQAIPIAAKSPLPTMFQRLASSNIISKELIISPTRSIQIPTGKMSCCSRCLRSYENDVAKLENSLTGNNRSVLPQWLQNAKGDDVGYKKLTKDQEIVELQKKWNDLCLRLHPKPNSRSDITPPGSPVGTDLVLGRSNRVVSSPDKKTGDSFDIDLFKKLLKGLAKSVWWQHDAASSVASAIAEHKHGNGKSKGDIWLMFTGPDRTGKTKMASALSDLVSGTEPITISLGSGSRTDDGLSLRGKTALDRLAETVRRNPFAVIVMEDIDEADVLLRNNVKLAMERGRIFDSYGREVSLGNVIIILTANSSLGLAENVAPIDEARLESLVVSRGWKLRLSVCRTRKRKPNWLCSDQAKQRKEICFDLNEAAEFDSSSDVTVEHDQEDSSSFVHTLVALADDAIVFRPVDFGLIKNKTAESLKKRLSNGDGITVEIEDDALERIAGAIESRGRSICNSKQRDIKVELFH, encoded by the exons ACTCCTCTCACCCACTCCAGTGCCGAGCTCTCGAGCTCTGTTTCAGCGTCGCACTCGAACGCCTCCCTACTACCACTTCTTCTCCGTCGCAAACGCAGGAGACGCCGCTGCTCTCAAACGCTCTGACCGCGGCTTTAAAACGCGCTCAGGCTCATCAGCGTCGCGGTTGCCccgagcagcagcagcaaccgCTTTTGGCGGTTAAAGTCGAGCTCGAGCAGCTCATCATCTCGATTCTTGATGACCCGAGCGTGAGCCGGGTCATGCGCGAGGCTAGCTTCTCTAGCCCCGCTGTTAAATCCGCGATCGAGCAGTCGCTTTTTGGTAACTCGAGAAAAGCCGGAACCGTTAACCAATCTGGAATTGGGTTCGGTTATCGACCGGTACCGGTACCGGTTAACCGGAATCCATACCTCAATCCCCGGTTTCAGCAAAACAACCGCTCAGGTCAGCAGAGCACAGACGAAGCTAAACGTGTCGCGGAGGTGATGACCCGGACCCGGAAGAGAAACCCGGTTCTCGTCGGCGATTCGGAGCCTCGAGTTCTCGTGGAAGAGATTCTCGGGAAGATCGAGAGCGGCGAGTTGCTTCGCAACTTCCAGGTGATCCGGTTAGAGAAGGAGTTATCTAGGTTTGGTGAAATCTCCGGTTTAGTGGAGACCCGGTTAGGTAACTCGGAATTAACCGGTGGTGTTGTTCTCGATCTCGGCGATTTGAAGTGGTTAGCGGGGAATGGTGGCGGAGGAGGAGCTGTTGCGGAGATGAGGAAGCTTTTGGAGAGATACAAAGGAAGGTTGTGTTTCATTGGTACGGCCACTTGTGAGACTTATCTACGTTGTCAAGTTTATTACCCTTCGATGGAGAATGATTGCGATCTTCAAGCGATTCCGATCGCTGCTAAATCGCCTCTTCCGACCATGTTCCAAag GCTTGCGAGCAGTAATATCATCTCAAAGGAATTAATAATATCTCCGACAAGAAGCATTCAGATTCCGACAGGAAAAATGAGCTGCTGCTCTCGGTGTTTGCGGAGTTATGAGAACGACGTGGCGAAATTGGAAAATTCCTTAACCGGAAATAACCGGTCGGTCTTGCCACAGTGGCTGCAGAACGCTAAAGGCGATGACGTAGGTTACAAGAAACTT aCGAAAGATCAAGAGATTGTGGAGTTACAGAAGAAATGGAACGACTTGTGTTTGCGTTTACATCCAAAACCAAACTCAAGATCGGACATAACTCCACCAGGGAGTCCGGTCGGCACAGATTTGGTTCTTGGACGGTCCAACAGAGTTGTATCCTCACCAGACAAGAAGACTGGAGATTCGTTCGATATCGATTTATTCAAGAAGCTACTAAAGGGCTTAGCTAAAAGCGTTTGGTGGCAGCACGACGCAGCTTCTTCAGTAGCATCAGCCATTGCAGAACACAAACACGGAAACGGGAAGTCAAAGGGAGATATTTGGTTGATGTTCACTGGTCCAGACCGAACCGGGAAGACCAAAATGGCGTCGGCCTTATCAGATCTTGTCTCGGGAACCGAACCCATAACTATTAGCCTCGGTTCTGGTTCAAGGACTGATGACGGTTTAAGCCTTCGTGGTAAAACGGCGTTGGATAGATTAGCGGAAACGGTTAGGAGAAACCCGTTTGCGGTTATTGTAATGGAAGACATCGACGAAGCTGATGTGTTGCTGCGTAACAACGTGAAGCTAGCGATGGAACGTGGGAGGATATTCGATTCGTATGGGCGAGAGGTTAGTCTTGGTAACGTTATTATCATCCTCACCGCGAACTCATCGCTAGGTTTAGCTGAAAACGTTGCTCCCATCGACGAAGCAAGACTAGAGAGTCTTGTTGTGAGCAGAGGATGGAAGCTGAGGCTGTCTGTTTGCAGAACCCGGAAACGAAAACCGAACTGGCTTTGTAGTGACCAGGCGAAGCAGAGGAAGGAAATATGTTTTGATCTGAACGAAGCGGCTGAGTTTGATTCGTCTAGTGATGTAACGGTGGAGCATGATCAAGAAGATAGTAGTAGCTTTGTGCACACGCTAGTGGCTTTAGCTGACGATGCTATTGTCTTTAGACCTGTTGATTTTGGTTTGATCAAGAACAAGACCGCAGAGTCTTTGAAGAAACGTCTCTCTAATGGGGATGGAATAACGGTGGAGATTGAAGACGATGCTTTGGAGAGAATAGCCGGTGCGATTGAAAGCAGAGGGAGATCTATTTGTAACTCAAAACAGAGAGATATAAAAGTTGAACTTTTTCATTGA